ATTTTTCCGTGCTGGACTCCCGCCGATACGGCCAAGTATCCGTGGTCTGTATAGGCGTCCGTTTCGGCGCGAACATAATATGCCGCCCCCATTTCCTCCCTGACTTTTTGGAAAAGCCGAGAACTCATGCCTCCGCCCAAAATAGCGGTTAAAACTTTCAATGTGGCATTGCGTTTATCATAAACATCAAAAGTTCTGGCGCCGATGACAACATGGGACTGATCTGTTTTTTTGTACGACGCGCAAACGGCCGGAGATGCCTGCAGTTCTTCCACTTTTGTTTTTTTATGTTTCTCTCCAGCGCTTATGGCGGTAAATTTTTCCATAACGGCGTTTTTGGCCGCTTCTTCGTCAATGTTTCCGCAGATGAGAACTGTCGTGGCGCCTGAAACATAGTTTCTCTCCCGATATTCAGCTAATGCGTCTCTGGTTGTGGCTTTTACCGTCTCTTTCGTCCCCACTATATTCCACCCCGCCGGCTGGTCTCCATATAAAACTTCAAAAAATAATTCTCCCACTTTTCTTTGAGGCAAATCCTCATACATGTTTATCTCCTCTATTATCACTCCCTTTTCTTTTTCAATTTCTTTTTCGGGCAATGTGGGATTCAAATACAAGTCAGAAACAATGTCCAGAATTTTGTCTTTGTGCTTGTAATCCGCCTTGGCGAAATAGCCGGTAAATTCATGCGAGGTAAAAGCATTGCATTGTGAGCCGATAGAGTCAAGCTCTTTCGCTATATGTAGCGCCGTTGGCCGCGCCCCGGTGCCCTTAAAACACATATGCTCCAAAAAATGCGAAATACCGCTTATGTCTTTGCTCTCGTATTTAGAACCTGCTTCCACCAGTACCATGACTGTTACCGTCGGATTGTCCTTCATGGGGACCGTGATAAGTCGCAGGCCGTTTGATAAAATTGTTTTATTAAATTTCATATGAAAGAATGATTGAAAACTCCAATATGAACTTAAGATACTGTGAATTACGAAACACTTGCTTACCCCCCCACTCGGAAAGCTCCCAAAAAAGTGACCGCTCCAAGGGCGCTTGCCCGGGGCTCAGTCACTTTTTTGTGACTTTCCTCGTGGGGGGGCGTCTGCCGTATTTCGTAATTAAAGATAAGATAAGCACAGATTAACATGGATTTAAAAACGGACAAACACAAAGGCCCCGAAGGGCCTTGAAAAGCTAAATGTCGAAACCAAGGAATGTAGGATTTTTTATATCCACTTTCCTACGTACCGTCCGTTGACTCTTTAAACAGAGGCATCTTTCCGTCGTGTCAAGGATTAAGAAATCTTCACACGGTAAAATTTGCCCGTATCGCTGGTCAGGAATCTTCGCCACCTCAAGACAAGTAGCGACGTTAGGCACTTTTTCCGGCGGGTCTCTGGAAATCAGAAGCTCCGGAGCCAAAATCCGCACGGCGTTTATGTCTTTGGGCTCCAAGGGAACCTGAAACACAACTGTTTTTAGATTTTTTTCACCACCCAAAATCAGACGTCCGTCCGAAAACAGACGGAAGATTCCGTGTGAAAAAAAATGTTGAGCCCTTTGTGTGGCCCATGTTGTGAGATCATTTACCCGCGCGTCACCTGAATGCGGGCTGTATTGAATACGTACATTGAATCGGATATTAAATTTTGCTTTCATCTACCCTAAAGATACACTTTCTATTCCCCATGTCAAAAGAATGTATTAGTCCGCCACCAACAAGGGAAGTTGGGGAATAGGTAAATCACAAAAAGGCGCCTGACCTGAAATATAAAATGTAGACGATCGTCTGCATTTTATTGACGGAACAAACCGTACACAATATTACACATTTTAGTTATTTCGTCACGAGTTTTGATATATGTGCTGAAAGTTCGTTTACCCCCACCCTCTCCTGCTCTCCAGTATCGCGGTCTCTTACGGTGACATCGTGTTTTTCAAGCGAATCAAAATCAACAGTTACGCAAAACGGCGTACCGATTTCGTCTTGCCTGCGGTAGCGCTTGCCGATGTTTCCGTTGTCGTCAAAGGCAATCATGGAGCATGGAACTTGTAGCATAGAGCATAAATCCTTACGGACTTCCCTCGCCTTTTCCACCAGTTCCGGTTTATTTTTAAGAAGAGGAAAGACGGCTACTTTAACGGGAGCAAGCGCCGGTTTTAATTTCAAGTAGGCGCGAATCTCGCCGTTCATTTCATCTTCGGTGTAGGCGCTGGAAAGGACAGCGAGCACAGTCCTGTCAACCCCAAGAGATGGTTCAATAACGTGGGGCAAAAACGGCTCACCGCCGCCCTCTTCGCGATACGTCAAATCAACACCGCTTGAAGAGGCGTGGTTTTGCAAATCATAGTCAGTGCGATAAGCCAGTCCGTACAATTCTTTTCTGCCAAAAGGAAAATCGTATTCAAAATCAATGGTCCGTTTTGAATAGTGCGCTCTTTCGGAATCTGCCACTTCAAGCTCGTACACTTTTTCCTTAGGTAAACCGATTTTTTCTATCCAGCTGTTCATTAGTTTTCGCCACTCTTCAAACTCGCCCTTCCAGTCGTCCGGACGAACAAAATACTCAACCTCCATTTGCTCAAACTCTCTGGCGCGAAAAAGAAAATCTCTCGGAGAAATTTCGTTTCTAAATGCCTTGCCCATCTGTGCTATTCCAAAAGGCAATTTTGGATGGAAAGAGTCAGAAACGTTTTTGAAATTTGTAAAAATGCCCTGGGCGGTTTCGGGACGCAGATATGATACCGATTCGCTATCTTCAGAAGCTCCGACATGGGTTTTAAACATCATGTTAAACTGTC
The sequence above is drawn from the bacterium genome and encodes:
- a CDS encoding pitrilysin family protein, translating into MKFNKTILSNGLRLITVPMKDNPTVTVMVLVEAGSKYESKDISGISHFLEHMCFKGTGARPTALHIAKELDSIGSQCNAFTSHEFTGYFAKADYKHKDKILDIVSDLYLNPTLPEKEIEKEKGVIIEEINMYEDLPQRKVGELFFEVLYGDQPAGWNIVGTKETVKATTRDALAEYRERNYVSGATTVLICGNIDEEAAKNAVMEKFTAISAGEKHKKTKVEELQASPAVCASYKKTDQSHVVIGARTFDVYDKRNATLKVLTAILGGGMSSRLFQKVREEMGAAYYVRAETDAYTDHGYLAVSAGVQHGKIKEVIEAILGEFKKIKENTVEDEEVKKAKDYLTGNFLLSLESSDSLADYYGYQEVLKKELKKPEEAVAEINAVNAGHVYDLAKDIFKNEKLNMAVIGPYEETKEFEDILHF
- a CDS encoding glycine--tRNA ligase codes for the protein MKEEKNNQMEKIVSLCKRRGFVYPASEIYGGFSGFWDYGPYGLALKNNIKNLWWEMFVTDRENMYGIDAATLTSQKVLEASGHVGGFSDPMVECSKCKKKFRIDQLENKDKCFDCGGTLGAERQFNMMFKTHVGASEDSESVSYLRPETAQGIFTNFKNVSDSFHPKLPFGIAQMGKAFRNEISPRDFLFRAREFEQMEVEYFVRPDDWKGEFEEWRKLMNSWIEKIGLPKEKVYELEVADSERAHYSKRTIDFEYDFPFGRKELYGLAYRTDYDLQNHASSSGVDLTYREEGGGEPFLPHVIEPSLGVDRTVLAVLSSAYTEDEMNGEIRAYLKLKPALAPVKVAVFPLLKNKPELVEKAREVRKDLCSMLQVPCSMIAFDDNGNIGKRYRRQDEIGTPFCVTVDFDSLEKHDVTVRDRDTGEQERVGVNELSAHISKLVTK